In one window of Episyrphus balteatus chromosome 3, idEpiBalt1.1, whole genome shotgun sequence DNA:
- the LOC129913131 gene encoding guanylate kinase isoform X1 has protein sequence MYVIHPYTSTVMRLFQPLFHNFSKMAAATIGPRPMVICGPSGSGKSTLLKRLFAEYPDTFGFSVSHTTRQPREGEINGVHYHYVTRDHMEKAIANDEFIESACFGGNLYGTSKAAVRDVQDKGKVCVLDIEIEGVKQIKKSDLNPILVFNNPPSVDELKRRLLLRNTETEESLQKRLDAAQREIDFGNEPGNFDIIILNDIIDEAYAKFKDFIISEIKKQQEQGVQISLETKN, from the exons atgtatgtaattcACCCATACACCTCAACAGTTATGCGACTATTTCAACCACTTTTTCATA ATTTCAGCAAAATGGCAGCAGCAACAATTGGACCTCGACCAATGGTGATCTGTGGACCTTCTGGTTCGGGCAAGAGCACCTTGCTCAAACGTTTATTTGCTGAGTATCCTGATACTTTTGGCTTTAGTGTTTCACACACCACTCGCCAGCCACGCGAAGGAGAAATCAATGGTGTCCACTATCACTATGTCACTCGCGATCATATGGAAAAGGCTATAGCAAATGATGAGTTTATTGAATCGGCATGTTTTGGAGGAAATCTATATGGCACTAGCAAAGCGGCCGTTCGTGATGTTCAAGACAAGGGCAAAGTTTGCGTATTGGACATTGAAATCGAAGGAGTCAAGCAGATTAAAAAGTCCGATTTAAATCCGATTTTGGTGTTTAATAATCCACCATCGGTAGATGAATTGAAAAGACGATTGTTGCTTCGCAACACTGAAACCGAAGAGTCATTGCAGAAGCGTTTGGACGCAGCCCAAAGGGAGATTGATTTCGGAAATGAACCTGGCAATTTTGACATTATCATTTTGAATGATATAATCGATGAGGCTTATGCCAAgtttaaagattttattatttctgaaaTTAAGAAACAACAAGAACAAGGTGTTCAAATTTCTTtggaaacaaaaaactaa
- the LOC129913131 gene encoding guanylate kinase isoform X2, which produces MAAATIGPRPMVICGPSGSGKSTLLKRLFAEYPDTFGFSVSHTTRQPREGEINGVHYHYVTRDHMEKAIANDEFIESACFGGNLYGTSKAAVRDVQDKGKVCVLDIEIEGVKQIKKSDLNPILVFNNPPSVDELKRRLLLRNTETEESLQKRLDAAQREIDFGNEPGNFDIIILNDIIDEAYAKFKDFIISEIKKQQEQGVQISLETKN; this is translated from the coding sequence ATGGCAGCAGCAACAATTGGACCTCGACCAATGGTGATCTGTGGACCTTCTGGTTCGGGCAAGAGCACCTTGCTCAAACGTTTATTTGCTGAGTATCCTGATACTTTTGGCTTTAGTGTTTCACACACCACTCGCCAGCCACGCGAAGGAGAAATCAATGGTGTCCACTATCACTATGTCACTCGCGATCATATGGAAAAGGCTATAGCAAATGATGAGTTTATTGAATCGGCATGTTTTGGAGGAAATCTATATGGCACTAGCAAAGCGGCCGTTCGTGATGTTCAAGACAAGGGCAAAGTTTGCGTATTGGACATTGAAATCGAAGGAGTCAAGCAGATTAAAAAGTCCGATTTAAATCCGATTTTGGTGTTTAATAATCCACCATCGGTAGATGAATTGAAAAGACGATTGTTGCTTCGCAACACTGAAACCGAAGAGTCATTGCAGAAGCGTTTGGACGCAGCCCAAAGGGAGATTGATTTCGGAAATGAACCTGGCAATTTTGACATTATCATTTTGAATGATATAATCGATGAGGCTTATGCCAAgtttaaagattttattatttctgaaaTTAAGAAACAACAAGAACAAGGTGTTCAAATTTCTTtggaaacaaaaaactaa